In Takifugu flavidus isolate HTHZ2018 chromosome 5, ASM371156v2, whole genome shotgun sequence, the following proteins share a genomic window:
- the fbxo21 gene encoding F-box only protein 21 — MATTVAGEGKPRLNGISTDSQTKTLTDLPTELLEHILCFPVLQDVDICNVSCCCKRLHDVCHGRGKVWGNQYKLRWPRLQMFYRPNESCDWLREYRTRHKVGIQIRRTVESISKRFFTEVPCVGQVLGDSFAEIESLGMPEHFCEDELLFILNSDKRKNLTLKYYAKKILYFLRQQNILKSLKSFLEQPAEQQSPLEGAVLVDRYCNPLADVTLSSISAQLDEIAEKVKKMLKTKNPSHPSLRVTQGDCLVVEDFELQRQVMCSLNSVLYEQLQYKGNECDYYNPLNSYIHQVLLRRTGIPISLSVMYMTLAQKLGVRLEPVNFPNHFLLRWCQKPRGSEDIFDFVYIDAFGKGKQLTAKECEYLIGHQVTADYYSAISTGELLLRMVGNLLNIGKRGEGNEKSYQLLRDSLDLYLTINPDNVQYLLLQARLYFHLGIWPEKVLDILQHIQALDPSQHGAVGYLVQHTLEHIQHKKHPAAPEVKLRNAPEHLEVQYSVGLIMKHKRSGYNCVIYGWDPKCTMNQEWITTMRVNLLPNGPNQPFYNVLVQDGTCRYAAQENLEPHSAPMEIGHPEVGRYFSEFADTHYATNEELQTRYPEDADVTLGTVQRLYHRLMPDSGNQDQQNSHHPNPSQ, encoded by the exons ATGGCGACAACTGTAGCTGGAGAGGGGAAACCAAGACTGAATGGAATTTCCACCGACTCTCAGACTAAAACATTGACCGACCTGCCGACCGAATTGCTCGAACACATTCTATGCTTCCCGGTGCTGCAGGATGTCGACATTTGTaacgtttcctgctgctgcaagaGGCTGCACGATGTTTGCCACGGAAGGGGAAAGGTCTGGGGGAACCAGTACAAACTCAG ATGGCCAAGACTGCAGATGTTTTACCGGCCAAACGAAAGCTGTGACTGGCTCAGAGAGTACAGAACACGCCACAAAGTTGGTATACAAATACGAAGGACTGTCGAGTCGATCTCGAAGAGATTCTTCACAGAAGTT CCTTGCGTAGGCCAGGTGCTGGGAGACAGCTTTGCAGAAATTGAGTCACTTGGGATGCCAGAGCACTTCTGTGAAGATGAGCTCCTGTTTATACTCAACTCTGACAAGAG GAAAAACCTGACCTTAAAGTACTATGCAAAGAAAATCCTTTActtcctgaggcagcagaacatCCTAAAGAGTCTGAAGTCCTTCCTGGAACAGCCCGCTGAACAGCAGTCACCTTTAGAAG GTGCTGTGCTGGTGGATCGCTACTGCAACCCGCTGGCGGATGTAACGCTGAGCAGCATATCAGCCCAGCTGGATGAGATCGCtgagaaagtgaaaaagatgTTGAAAACCAAGAATCCCTCTCACCCCAGCCTACGTGTCACTCAGG GGGACTGTTTGGTGGTGGAGGACTTTGAGCTCCAGAGGCAGGTCATGTGCTCACTTAACTCCGTGCTGTACGAGCAGCTTCAGTACAAAGGCAACGAGTGTGACTACTACAATCCTCTCAACTCATATATCCACCAG GTGCTACTGCGTCGTACAGGTATTCCcatcagcctgtctgtcatGTACATGACATTAGCCCAGAAACTGGGCGTTCGGCTGGAGCCCGTCAACTTCCccaaccacttcctgttacGCTGGTGCCAGAAACCACGGGG GAGTGAGGACATCTTTGACTTTGTCTACATCGATGCCTTCGGCAAAGGCAAACAGCTGACGGCCAAAGAGTGCGAGTACCTCATCGGGCACCAGGTGACGGCCGACTACTACAGTGCCATCAGCACCGGCGAGTTGCTGCTCAGGATGGTGGGAAACCTGCTGAACATCGGCAAAAGAGG GGAGGGTAATGAGAAATCCTACCAGCTGCTCAGAGACTCTCTGGACCTGTACCTCACCATCAACCCAGATAACGTGCaatacctgctgctgcaggcccgCCTCTACTTCCACCTGGGTATCTGGCCAGAAAAG GTTCTAGACATCCTGCAGCACATTCAGGCCTTGGACCCCTCCCAGCATGGAGCAGTGGGATACCTAGTACAGCATACTCTGGAGCACATTCAGCATAAAAAACATCCCGCCGCACCCGAGGTAAAGCTGCGGAACGCTCCGGAACACTTGGAGGTTCAGTATTCAGTGGGCCTCATCATGAAGCATAAGAG GTCTGGATATAACTGCGTGATCTACGGCTGGGACCCAAAGTGCACCATGAATCAGGAGTGGATCACCACCATGAGGGTTAACCTGCTTCCCAATGGGCCCAACCAGCCTTTCTACAATGTTCTGGTGCAGGACGGAACTTGTCGCTACGCAGCACAGG AAAACCTGGAACCCCACTCAGCCCCCATGGAGATCGGCCATCCAGAGGTGGGACGCTACTTCTCAGAGTTCGCCGACACCCACTACGCCACCAACGAAGAGCTGCAGACGCGGTACCCCGAGGATGCAGACGTGACTCTGGGGACGGTGCAGCGGCTTTACCACAGACTGATGCCTGACTCTGGGAACCAGGACCAGCAGAACAGCCACCACCCAAACCCGAGCCAGTAG